CGCAGAGCTTGCGGCACTGTCAGGCCAACGCGGGGTCTATGTCGACTGGCGGCTGGCCCCCGAGCACCCGTTTCCTGCTGGCCTTGATGATGCGGAGACGGCGTATATGGCGCTTCTCGCTGATCCTGAAAGCGGACCGATCACGATCGCAGGCGACAGTGCAGGCGGCAATCTCACGCTCGCGCTGCTGCATCGCCTGCTGCGCAAAGGAGTCGCGCCACCGGCAGCCTGTGTCTGTTTTTCGCCAATTGTCGATCTGCACCTGATCAATCCTTCATTGGCTGAGAACCTGAAGAAAGACGCGCTGGTCCCGATGAGCTGGGGACAACGCGGCGTGGATGCCTATTTATCGGGACAAGATCCGAACAACCCCGAGATTTCGCCGATTTTTGGCAGTTTCAAAGGGGCTGGGCCCGTGCTGATCCAGTGCGACCGTCACGAAGTCCTTTATGATGACGGATGTCTTATGGCGGACAAGCTACGCGCTGACGGCGTTGAAGTGACTCTGACAACGACGACCGCGCTGCCGCACGTCTGGCAGTATTTTGTCGGGCGATCTCCGGAGGCTGATGCCTCGGTCGCAGAGGCCGCCGCGTTCCTCAAGAACGCCGTTGCAGCAGCAGCGGAGCTTGGCAAAGGGGCGGCACAACCTAAGTCTGCGTAATGCAGTTGTTCATTCTTGCCCTTCGGATCGGCCTTACTCTCGCGTTCGTTTATTTCGGACTGCGCAAGGTGCTGAGCGACCCTGCAGACGTTGCGATCTATGAAGCCATCGGATTTGGCCAGTTTCCAAGGTACATCACAGGATCAGTCGAACTGCTTTGCGCTGGGTTGCTGTGGATGCCCGGCCTGCAAGGTATTGGCGCGGCTGGATTGGTAGGCACGATGATCGTCGGCACCTCGGCTTTGACCCTTTTCGCGGGTATGCCGTTCTGGCATCTCATTGGTCTGGGGATCATGGCCGCAACCGTTGCTTGGTCCTATCGCCATCAATTTGGCGCGTTCCTGCCAACATAAGGACGAGCCAGCCTGCCAAGCTTGTCGTATGCGGATCAAGACAAGCACACCTGACCTCATGGTCCTCACATACAATTCAACGCCGGTGAGTGTCGCGATGATCGGTTGCACACTTGCCTTTGCGTCGCTCGGTTTAACGATGGCGACGACGGGACATCTTTTTGCAGGGCTTATCGGCATTGCAAGCGCTTTGCTGTGCATAACCGTCTTTGCCGCAACGCTGCGTCGTATTGCCGTTTTTCTGGATCGTGAAGCGGATCAGCTGACGCTGCGAACGCGCACTTGGCGAGGCCAAACGAACCTGACATATCCGCTCAGCTATCTCGGCGAAGCGGTCGTTCAGACACAGAACCGGAACCAAACAGAGACTTATCGGCTCGCGCTTCGGCTGACTGGCGGAATGGATGCCGGGGAACACCCGATGACTTGGCTTTTCGTGCATGACACGCAGGCATTTGACGCTGCCGATGCAATCAACGCATGGCTGATGGGCCCGGTTGACAGCATGCGCGCAAAGGCCTAAACGCCCCTTATATCCGGACAGCGCTAGCCGTCCGGTCCTTATCTGATAGGGATCGCCCTCCGTCAGCGCGTCGCGCCCACGGGGGCGCTACTGCTTTACGCGTTTCGTTCTTATATGGGGCAAATCGCAACCACACGAGGGCCTTGGCCATGTTTGAAAATCTGTCCGAACGTCTATCCGGCGTCTTTGACAAACTCACCAAGCAAGGTGCGTTGTCCGAGGATGATGTCAAAACTGCCTTGCGGGAAGTGCGTATCGCCTTGCTGGAGGCAGATGTCTCGTTGCCAGTCGCACGTGATTTCGTCAAAGCCGTGCAGGACAAAGCCACAGGTCAGTCCGTCACGAAATCTGTGACGCCCGGTCAGCAGGTCGTCAAAATCGTGCATGACGAACTTGAACATATCCTGACAGGTGACCAGGACCCCGGTGCGCTGAAGATCGACAACCCGCCCGCCCCGATCCTGATGGTCGGCCTCCAAGGTTCCGGTAAAACCACAACGACAGCAAAGCTCGCCAAACGTTTGAAAGAGCGCGAAGGCAAGCGCGTCCTGATGGCTTCGCTCGACACGAACCGTCCGGCGGCGATGGAACAGCTTGCAATCCTCGGTGTCCAGATCGGGGTCGACACGTTGCCCATCGTCAAAGGCGAAGATCCGGTCGCAATCGCCAAACGCGCCAAGACGCAAGCCAGCCTTGGCGGGTATGACGTCTACATGCTCGACACTGCGGGCCGCCTGCACATTGATCAGGAACTGATTGCCCAAGCCGCCGCAGTCCGCGATGTGGCAAACCCGCGCGAGACCTTGCTGGTCGTGGATGGCCTGACCGGTCAGGACGCGGTGAACGTCGCGCAGGAATTCGATGACAAGATTGGCGTCACCGGCGTTGTCCTGACCCGGATGGACGGTGACGGGCGCGGTGGTGCGGCCTTATCCATGCGCGCCATCACCGGCAAGCCAATCCGTTTCGTCGGCCTTGGCGAAAAGATGGACGCTATCGAGACCTTCGAACCAAAGCGGATTGCAGGCCGTATCCTTGGCATGGGCGACATTGTCGCGCTTGTCGAAAGGGCCCAGGAGACGATCGAGGCCGAACAGGCCGAACGCATGATGAAGCGCTTTCAGAAGGGCGC
The sequence above is drawn from the Cognatiyoonia koreensis genome and encodes:
- a CDS encoding alpha/beta hydrolase → MPKNPYHPVASTLKPTIVSRLDLLSRPSLALSMLSRSQKLLNVYARYVQKPCLAAVSNNWLARKTYTVNAIMAYKTPMGYRQRDVSLTHDGCTVSAAYCSRNTKPTNGTLLYIHGGGFIIGNLRGCRHVIAELAALSGQRGVYVDWRLAPEHPFPAGLDDAETAYMALLADPESGPITIAGDSAGGNLTLALLHRLLRKGVAPPAACVCFSPIVDLHLINPSLAENLKKDALVPMSWGQRGVDAYLSGQDPNNPEISPIFGSFKGAGPVLIQCDRHEVLYDDGCLMADKLRADGVEVTLTTTTALPHVWQYFVGRSPEADASVAEAAAFLKNAVAAAAELGKGAAQPKSA
- a CDS encoding DoxX family membrane protein; its protein translation is MQLFILALRIGLTLAFVYFGLRKVLSDPADVAIYEAIGFGQFPRYITGSVELLCAGLLWMPGLQGIGAAGLVGTMIVGTSALTLFAGMPFWHLIGLGIMAATVAWSYRHQFGAFLPT
- the ffh gene encoding signal recognition particle protein, translated to MFENLSERLSGVFDKLTKQGALSEDDVKTALREVRIALLEADVSLPVARDFVKAVQDKATGQSVTKSVTPGQQVVKIVHDELEHILTGDQDPGALKIDNPPAPILMVGLQGSGKTTTTAKLAKRLKEREGKRVLMASLDTNRPAAMEQLAILGVQIGVDTLPIVKGEDPVAIAKRAKTQASLGGYDVYMLDTAGRLHIDQELIAQAAAVRDVANPRETLLVVDGLTGQDAVNVAQEFDDKIGVTGVVLTRMDGDGRGGAALSMRAITGKPIRFVGLGEKMDAIETFEPKRIAGRILGMGDIVALVERAQETIEAEQAERMMKRFQKGAFNMNDLKMQLEQMMKMGGMEGMMGMMPGMGKMQKQMDAAGLDDSILKRQVALINSMTKRERANPALLQASRKKRIAKGAGLEVSELNKLIKQHRQMADMMKKMGKMGKGGMLKQAMKGMFGKGGGMPDMNDPKAMEEAAKALQGKMPGLGGAGLPPGLSGFGKKK